In Vibrio japonicus, one DNA window encodes the following:
- the kdpF gene encoding K(+)-transporting ATPase subunit F, whose product MDWFLLLLSVALFVYLMAAMYAPEKF is encoded by the coding sequence ATGGATTGGTTCCTTTTGCTTCTTTCTGTTGCACTTTTTGTTTACTTAATGGCGGCGATGTACGCCCCAGAAAAGTTCTAA